Proteins co-encoded in one Bemisia tabaci chromosome 9, PGI_BMITA_v3 genomic window:
- the LOC109030395 gene encoding RNA-binding protein squid, translated as MAEANGRAAGPGRDDDRKLFVGGLGRNTSETEIKEYFSQFGEVESVNIKMDPATRLPRGFAFVVFTDAQTIDNLLAAGDHYIGNKKVDPKKITKKVNPLKCKIFVGGLTSEMTEQEIKDHFSQYGTITEFQQPFDKMKNQKKGFCFIQFDDDSVAYQVLKDPKQVISGKEVDVKKVKFNPETMGGRGGRNAGYMPRGGGYANSYGYTAADYYGAAAYDGYGASYAGYDYSAVGYPGSYGAQGYGGGKYRENPYSRHAPY; from the coding sequence ATGGCTGAAGCTAACGGACGCGCGGCTGGACCGGGTCGTGATGATGACAGAAAGCTATTTGTCGGCGGCTTAGGTCGGAACACGTCAGAAACCGAAATCAAGGAATATTTCAGTCAGTTTGGAGAAGTAGAAAGTGTCAATATCAAAATGGACCCAGCAACTAGGCTCCCTCGAGGATTTGCCTTTGTCGTCTTCACCGATGCCCAAACGATAGATAATCTTCTCGCAGCTGGTGATCACTACATTGGTAACAAGAAAGTGGACCCAAAGAAAATCACCAAAAAGGTAAACCCTCTTAAGTGTAAAATATTCGTTGGTGGATTGACCTCCGAAATGACGGAGCAGGAAATTAAAGATCACTTCTCTCAGTACGGAACCATCACCGAGTTTCAGCAGCCTTTCGATAAGatgaaaaaccagaaaaaaggGTTTTGTTTCATCCAGTTTGACGATGACTCAGTAGCGTATCAAGTTCTGAAGGACCCAAAGCAAGTCATTAGCGGTAAAGAAGTAGATGTTAAGAAAGTCAAATTCAACCCTGAGACGATGGGTGGAAGAGGTGGCCGTAATGCTGGCTACATGCCAAGGGGTGGAGGCTATGCGAATTCCTATGGCTACACAGCTGCTGATTATTATGGTGCTGCAGCTTATGATGGTTATGGTGCATCTTATGCAGGTTATGATTACAGTGCGGTTGGTTACCCCGGAAGTTACGGAGCGCAAGGTTATGGTGGTGGGAAATACCGGGAAAATCCGTACAGTCGGCATGCACCTTACTAG